The following coding sequences are from one Achromobacter sp. B7 window:
- a CDS encoding Hpt domain-containing protein, with protein MRTITDLTGADPARVRALAHAFVKANDIDMLRLCELHARDDRPALRQLAHRIKGAAQMTGDAQLSRLCSVLSEACAAPISHALSLDAIVEQLGDALLEFGASCQRMAKEAKSS; from the coding sequence GTGCGCACCATCACGGACTTGACCGGTGCCGATCCGGCCCGCGTCCGCGCCTTGGCGCACGCGTTCGTCAAGGCCAACGACATCGATATGCTGCGCCTTTGCGAACTGCACGCACGCGATGACAGACCCGCATTGCGCCAGCTTGCCCATCGGATCAAGGGCGCGGCACAAATGACGGGCGACGCGCAACTGAGTCGGCTGTGTTCCGTGCTCAGCGAAGCCTGCGCGGCACCCATCAGCCATGCCTTATCGCTGGACGCCATTGTTGAGCAGCTTGGTGATGCCCTGTTGGAATTTGGCGCGTCTTGCCAACGAATGGCCAAGGAAGCCAAGTCGTCCTGA
- a CDS encoding ShlB/FhaC/HecB family hemolysin secretion/activation protein, which yields MPAPDSDTESGKVTTVLVHAFQLEGNDVYDNATLQALLVDVIGTHQGLEGLRAAAARLSQHYHAHGYLLARAYLPPQQIDGGVVRIRVMEGLYGQVILNNASRTRDGALSPILDALPPGTAVQGADLDSALLRLNDLPGVVAIGTLRAGAVTGETDLIVNAQPGPWIAGSIDADNYGGAYTGEYRLSAAASINSPLGLGDQFDVRLLSSDRRQRYYHLDFQVPVGPWSTRIGAGASNMRYELGREFAALEAHGQARNTNAYLRQTLLRGRDANVQATLQYEHKRLRDNYDYFNLSRAQRIGLWTATVNASLNDTLGGGASNGVSLAVSRGNLRFGDDAQRRDDRFVKHAGGGFGVFNLGMSRLQRISGPVQFFARMRSQWSSKNLDSSEKFSLGGPYGVRAYAPGAASGDQGWQATGELRYLPLPGLQFSAFVDTGSVQVNKRAWTAEPNRQSLSAFGVGVAHGGAQHLVNVSAAWPWRQGSGAAKTDRQPQFWVQATRYF from the coding sequence ATGCCCGCGCCCGACTCAGACACCGAATCCGGCAAAGTCACCACCGTGTTGGTGCATGCCTTCCAGCTGGAAGGCAACGATGTCTACGACAACGCAACGTTGCAGGCGCTGCTGGTTGATGTGATCGGAACCCATCAGGGCCTGGAAGGGCTGCGCGCCGCCGCCGCCCGCCTCTCCCAGCACTACCACGCGCACGGCTACCTGCTTGCGCGGGCCTACCTGCCCCCGCAGCAGATCGACGGCGGCGTCGTGCGCATCCGCGTCATGGAAGGGCTGTACGGTCAGGTCATTCTGAACAACGCGTCGCGCACGCGCGATGGTGCGTTAAGCCCCATCCTTGACGCCCTGCCCCCCGGCACGGCGGTGCAAGGCGCGGATCTGGACAGCGCGTTGCTGCGCCTGAACGACCTGCCCGGTGTCGTTGCCATCGGCACCTTGCGCGCGGGCGCCGTCACGGGCGAGACCGACCTGATCGTCAACGCGCAGCCCGGCCCCTGGATCGCGGGCAGCATCGACGCCGACAACTATGGCGGCGCCTACACCGGCGAATATCGCTTAAGCGCGGCCGCCAGCATCAACAGCCCCTTGGGCCTGGGCGACCAGTTCGACGTGCGCCTGTTGTCCAGCGACCGTCGGCAGCGCTATTACCATCTTGATTTCCAGGTGCCCGTCGGCCCCTGGTCCACCCGCATCGGCGCGGGCGCTTCCAACATGCGCTACGAGCTGGGCCGCGAGTTCGCCGCGCTAGAGGCGCACGGCCAAGCGCGGAACACCAACGCCTACCTGCGGCAAACCCTGCTGCGCGGCCGCGACGCCAACGTCCAGGCCACGCTCCAGTACGAACACAAGCGCCTGCGCGACAACTACGACTACTTCAATCTGTCGCGCGCGCAACGCATCGGCCTATGGACCGCCACCGTCAACGCCAGTCTGAACGATACGCTGGGGGGCGGCGCCAGCAACGGCGTCAGTCTGGCGGTGTCGCGCGGCAACCTGCGCTTTGGCGACGACGCCCAGCGGCGCGACGATCGCTTCGTCAAGCACGCCGGCGGGGGCTTCGGCGTGTTCAACCTTGGAATGAGCCGGCTGCAACGCATATCGGGTCCCGTTCAGTTCTTTGCGCGCATGCGCTCGCAATGGTCCAGCAAGAACCTGGACAGCTCCGAGAAATTCAGCCTGGGCGGCCCGTATGGCGTGCGCGCCTACGCACCGGGCGCCGCCAGCGGCGACCAGGGCTGGCAGGCCACGGGCGAACTGCGTTACTTGCCCTTGCCCGGCTTGCAGTTCTCGGCGTTCGTGGACACCGGGTCCGTCCAGGTCAACAAACGTGCATGGACGGCGGAACCCAACCGTCAATCGTTAAGTGCGTTCGGCGTGGGCGTGGCGCATGGCGGTGCCCAGCACCTGGTCAATGTCAGCGCCGCGTGGCCCTGGCGCCAAGGCAGCGGCGCCGCAAAAACGGACCGCCAACCCCAATTCTGGGTGCAGGCCACCCGCTACTTCTGA
- a CDS encoding filamentous hemagglutinin N-terminal domain-containing protein → MNKTFALVWSEPRGGWVAAGEGARRRGKPPGALRRVAVAVALMGVVGIVHAQDFPKDGVVKLGAVDITVDADKKTMRVNQKTDKLIIDWHRFDVGPGKHVVFNQPGRESVVLNKVLSDFFSDIRGEISANGSVFLINPNGIVFGQSSRVNVGSLLASSKPVSHDDFLSGGPMQLTGAGNAGITHLGSITAHGGGSVILVADNIKSYGSIQADRGSVALASGKTITVSLAGNSLIDLQVEGATLNPLIETTGLLRAHGGQVLLKGPAKDAMSALVVNNRGVIEANSLDGKSGTIVLDGGNFGHVQVGGRLTATGGDTMAGGTISVIAKSPSIHPYADIDTRGAPGQTGLLSIAAHNVNVAGDDSETGATLSASVLNKNLATTNVALISPYGNVAINAPVQWNGATSLTLQAARDVEFNAPVIAHGDGAGLAAKTLGGDLRINARMTLAGDNAALALIARSDFDLNNGVTIELSGKGTTYETRQGRYDVINDISQWESMNKDLAGRYALGKSLEAGGKVATIGDDHNVFTGEFEGMGHTLSKFEVDADNHAGLFAQSSGNIRNLNLSDISVTTAKGARSIDKAAGALVGTNSGAITNVHATGSRMTDLGAGIGAVGGLIGRSNGGTIDRSSVTASTLRATGGRVGGMIGDNNGGFISDSVANVAVQVSGNVHAGGFAGYNDAAGALYNVQARGSVTHSGESGNGHFGGLVGANQAIIAKSAAYGRVQVQSGSAFSVGGLAGYNGGMIENATAYGQTSGGHHSAVGGLVGYNNGKLTHTEARGNVSGRDRGDVGGLVGVNRGSIEHAVANGTVRGEYKSRIGGLAGRNLVTAEIMGGTAHGDISGGLHVTMGGLVGVNEGLVHQSHARNSVNYWWGQWLLQTRGALVGRNTGTVW, encoded by the coding sequence ATGAACAAGACTTTTGCATTGGTGTGGAGCGAACCACGCGGAGGCTGGGTCGCCGCCGGTGAAGGCGCGCGCCGGCGCGGCAAACCGCCGGGCGCGTTGCGGCGGGTCGCGGTCGCAGTGGCGCTGATGGGCGTTGTTGGCATCGTCCATGCTCAGGATTTTCCGAAGGACGGGGTGGTCAAGCTTGGCGCTGTCGACATCACCGTGGATGCCGACAAGAAGACCATGCGGGTCAATCAAAAGACGGACAAGCTGATCATCGATTGGCATCGGTTTGACGTGGGCCCCGGCAAGCACGTGGTTTTCAACCAGCCCGGCCGAGAATCCGTCGTGCTGAACAAGGTCCTAAGCGACTTCTTCAGCGACATCCGGGGGGAGATCAGCGCCAACGGCAGCGTATTCTTGATCAATCCCAACGGGATCGTGTTCGGTCAATCGTCGCGGGTAAACGTAGGAAGCCTGCTTGCCTCGAGCAAGCCTGTCAGCCACGACGATTTTCTTAGTGGAGGCCCAATGCAACTGACAGGTGCAGGCAACGCCGGCATCACCCACTTGGGCTCGATCACCGCCCATGGTGGCGGCAGTGTCATCCTGGTCGCCGACAATATCAAAAGCTACGGCAGCATCCAGGCGGACCGGGGCAGCGTCGCGCTGGCATCCGGCAAAACGATAACCGTGTCTTTGGCCGGGAATTCGTTGATAGACCTGCAAGTGGAAGGGGCCACCTTGAACCCCTTGATAGAAACTACCGGCTTGCTGCGCGCGCATGGCGGGCAGGTACTGCTCAAGGGGCCGGCCAAAGACGCCATGTCGGCCCTCGTCGTCAATAATCGTGGCGTGATCGAAGCCAACTCGCTGGACGGAAAATCCGGCACCATCGTTCTGGACGGCGGCAACTTCGGCCATGTCCAGGTCGGTGGACGCCTGACCGCTACGGGCGGCGACACCATGGCGGGCGGCACGATATCCGTCATCGCAAAATCCCCCTCCATCCACCCGTACGCCGACATCGACACACGCGGCGCGCCCGGACAAACCGGCCTGCTGTCGATAGCAGCGCACAACGTGAACGTTGCCGGGGACGACTCCGAAACGGGCGCCACGTTGTCCGCCAGCGTGCTGAACAAGAACCTGGCCACCACCAACGTTGCGCTGATCAGCCCATACGGCAACGTCGCGATCAACGCGCCCGTGCAGTGGAATGGCGCCACGTCGCTGACCTTGCAAGCCGCCAGGGACGTAGAGTTCAACGCCCCCGTAATCGCCCACGGAGACGGCGCGGGCCTGGCCGCCAAGACGCTGGGCGGCGATCTGCGCATCAATGCCCGCATGACGCTGGCAGGCGACAACGCGGCGCTGGCCTTGATTGCAAGATCAGACTTCGACCTGAACAACGGCGTGACCATCGAACTGAGCGGCAAGGGCACCACCTACGAAACCCGCCAGGGACGCTATGACGTCATCAACGATATCAGCCAGTGGGAATCCATGAACAAGGATCTGGCCGGGCGCTATGCGCTGGGCAAGAGCCTTGAGGCGGGCGGCAAAGTCGCCACCATCGGCGATGACCACAACGTATTCACCGGCGAATTCGAGGGCATGGGCCACACGCTAAGCAAGTTCGAGGTCGACGCCGACAACCACGCGGGCCTGTTCGCCCAGTCCTCGGGCAACATCCGCAACCTGAATCTGTCGGACATATCCGTCACCACGGCCAAAGGCGCGCGATCGATCGACAAGGCCGCCGGCGCGCTGGTGGGCACCAATTCCGGCGCCATCACCAACGTGCATGCGACGGGATCGCGCATGACCGACCTGGGCGCGGGTATCGGCGCGGTCGGCGGTTTGATCGGCCGCAGCAATGGCGGAACGATCGACCGATCAAGCGTCACGGCTTCGACACTGCGTGCCACGGGCGGACGCGTCGGCGGCATGATCGGCGACAACAACGGGGGCTTCATCAGCGACTCGGTGGCCAACGTCGCCGTGCAGGTATCGGGCAACGTCCACGCCGGTGGCTTTGCCGGCTATAACGACGCGGCCGGTGCGCTCTACAACGTGCAAGCACGTGGCTCGGTCACCCATAGCGGCGAATCCGGCAATGGTCACTTTGGTGGCCTGGTCGGCGCCAACCAGGCGATCATCGCCAAGTCCGCCGCCTACGGCCGCGTCCAAGTGCAAAGCGGCTCGGCTTTTTCCGTGGGCGGGCTGGCCGGATACAACGGCGGCATGATCGAGAACGCCACCGCATACGGCCAAACCAGCGGGGGCCATCACAGCGCCGTTGGCGGACTCGTGGGGTACAACAACGGGAAGCTGACCCATACCGAAGCCAGGGGCAATGTCTCTGGGCGGGATCGGGGCGACGTGGGTGGATTGGTCGGCGTGAACCGCGGCAGTATTGAACATGCCGTCGCGAACGGCACCGTACGCGGAGAATACAAGAGCCGGATAGGCGGCTTGGCAGGCCGCAATCTGGTTACCGCCGAGATCATGGGCGGCACCGCGCACGGTGACATCAGCGGCGGCCTGCACGTCACGATGGGCGGCCTGGTCGGTGTGAACGAAGGGCTGGTCCATCAGTCGCATGCGCGCAATAGCGTGAATTACTGGTGGGGCCAGTGGTTGCTGCAAACGCGCGGCGCCTTGGTGGGCCGCAACACCGGTACGGTCTGGTAG
- a CDS encoding fimbrial protein: MAIAAVLATSAQPRWAWGADAVIAAADCKNDVIFGQGWRQVEPLTTQSQIHQVLYERVAPLAITFLVARLPGMTEPHKLFTTGMWRNPTYLAEGIVATNVAGIGMRIIYRDTVIALDRVSLVIDAADLNVGVAGLGGMQYMPFVQQLVLMARPEDLPRDLKVTGVAPHTALVLEIFTNRVGATKPGQVGIVPPTWQPPPQTIPPGLKLCAMKAVYQGSQILEIGAGGTVPGIDIKHQCDAGAHQDIRVDMPPAFVADFPVEGATAAPKPFNIRLNKCSALARPQVKFRARSGLVPGTDTVLALHGANAKGEKPARGIGIIVVDAQDRRVRFGPVGGAYGPDYAMTLMDGSAQLSLAARYIRTARDRDDVQGGVANAAAEFTFEFP, from the coding sequence ATGGCGATAGCGGCGGTGCTGGCGACAAGCGCACAGCCGCGATGGGCGTGGGGCGCCGACGCGGTGATCGCGGCAGCGGACTGCAAGAACGACGTGATCTTCGGCCAAGGGTGGCGGCAAGTTGAGCCGTTGACGACGCAGTCGCAAATTCACCAGGTGCTGTACGAAAGAGTGGCGCCGCTGGCAATCACGTTTTTGGTGGCAAGGCTGCCTGGCATGACCGAGCCGCACAAACTGTTCACCACCGGGATGTGGCGCAATCCGACGTACCTGGCCGAGGGCATTGTCGCCACCAACGTGGCCGGCATAGGCATGAGGATCATCTATCGCGACACCGTCATCGCGTTGGATCGCGTCTCGTTGGTTATAGACGCGGCGGACCTCAACGTTGGCGTCGCCGGGCTGGGTGGGATGCAATACATGCCGTTTGTCCAGCAGTTGGTGTTGATGGCAAGGCCGGAAGATCTGCCTCGCGACTTGAAGGTAACGGGGGTAGCGCCCCATACCGCGTTGGTCCTGGAGATATTCACGAACCGCGTCGGTGCTACCAAGCCCGGCCAGGTCGGCATCGTCCCGCCTACGTGGCAACCGCCACCCCAGACGATTCCTCCCGGGCTGAAGCTGTGCGCCATGAAGGCCGTGTATCAGGGCAGCCAGATTCTGGAGATCGGAGCGGGGGGGACGGTACCCGGCATCGATATCAAGCACCAGTGCGACGCCGGCGCGCATCAGGACATCAGGGTCGACATGCCCCCCGCCTTTGTCGCGGACTTTCCCGTTGAAGGCGCGACCGCCGCGCCGAAACCCTTCAACATCCGGCTGAATAAATGCAGCGCGCTGGCGCGGCCACAGGTCAAGTTCCGGGCAAGAAGCGGCCTCGTTCCGGGTACCGATACGGTCCTGGCGCTGCACGGCGCGAACGCCAAGGGCGAGAAGCCGGCCCGGGGCATCGGCATCATCGTGGTGGATGCGCAAGACCGACGTGTGCGGTTTGGGCCCGTCGGCGGCGCCTATGGCCCTGACTATGCAATGACGCTGATGGACGGTAGCGCGCAACTGTCGTTGGCCGCCCGCTACATCCGCACGGCGCGTGACCGCGACGACGTGCAAGGAGGCGTGGCCAATGCCGCTGCGGAATTCACGTTCGAATTTCCCTAG
- a CDS encoding molecular chaperone, which yields MSRPRAWGRWRFALVLALTAAWCVLCPGGARADLVVTGTRFIYPATQQSLTLRTANTGQHPILVQSWLDTGDFTSDPSLQTVPFLLTPPVYRLDPGQRASLLLRHTGERLPSDRESVFWINFLEVPARDRTQNNLLQLSYRLRMKVLYRPDGLSGSAYEAIGQVLWTYHAADHEIEAVNAAPYAVSLARLELDTQEKPGAFITLMGLTVAPLSRTRFPLPQGATPRAGKDALRYQAANDDGDIIEGRLALGLR from the coding sequence ATGAGCCGGCCGCGCGCATGGGGCCGCTGGCGATTCGCGCTGGTGCTTGCCCTGACGGCTGCCTGGTGCGTGTTGTGCCCTGGGGGTGCGCGGGCCGATCTGGTCGTGACCGGCACGCGCTTCATCTACCCGGCCACGCAACAGTCACTGACCTTGCGCACCGCCAATACCGGCCAGCATCCCATCCTGGTGCAAAGCTGGCTGGACACCGGCGACTTCACCTCGGACCCAAGCTTGCAAACCGTGCCATTCCTATTGACGCCGCCGGTGTACCGACTGGACCCGGGGCAGCGCGCGAGCCTGTTGCTGCGGCACACGGGAGAACGCCTGCCGTCAGATCGCGAATCCGTGTTCTGGATCAATTTCCTGGAAGTCCCCGCGCGGGATCGCACGCAAAACAACCTGCTTCAGCTGTCGTATCGGCTACGCATGAAAGTGCTGTATCGGCCCGACGGCCTGTCGGGATCCGCCTACGAAGCTATCGGACAGGTGTTGTGGACGTATCACGCGGCGGATCACGAAATCGAGGCCGTCAACGCGGCGCCGTATGCGGTGTCGCTGGCGCGGCTGGAGCTGGACACCCAGGAAAAGCCCGGCGCGTTCATCACACTGATGGGGCTGACCGTTGCACCGCTGTCCCGCACGCGCTTCCCGTTGCCCCAGGGGGCGACGCCCCGGGCAGGCAAGGACGCACTGCGTTACCAGGCCGCTAACGACGACGGCGACATCATTGAAGGCCGGCTGGCGCTGGGCCTTCGGTAA